One Elaeis guineensis isolate ETL-2024a chromosome 10, EG11, whole genome shotgun sequence genomic window carries:
- the LOC140852048 gene encoding nuclear pore complex protein NUP155-like isoform X2, with protein MVTYMKCSIQLVQAGISAVARFASQQLNCSVLMSRWVLPNALKFGSVDPVVAMVVDNERHILYSQTEDMKLQVFDLGANGDGPFKRIAEEKNLIDPQETQYGGRRSAGSRANTPAAKPSIVCVAPLSIMESKWLHTVAVLSDGRRLYLTTTGGNDCLTGQSSAHQRPRCLKVLASRPSPPLGVGGGLTFGTMSATSRTQADDLALKVETAFYSAGTLILSDLSTPALSSLLIANRDSSMQSLVSGSFGMTATSSCALREIVSSLPLEGRMLFAADVLPMPDVAVAVQSLYSDTEGFSLTGSSESCEKALRKLWARGDLSIQHILPQRRIVVFGTMGMMEVVFNRPVDILRRLLESNSPRPQIEEFFKRFGAGEAASMCLMIAAKLVDNEQNLMSNTVAERAAEVFEDPRLITMPQLDGSTALLNTRTSVEGFSMGQVVQEAEPVFSGAHEGLCLCSSRLLFPIWELPFMIVCREVGSDAHFNEGVIVCRLSVEAMQVLESKIRSLEQFMRSRRNQRRGLYGYVAGLGDITNSIVYSESGTNSQSTSRNLLVPHSQNAEAGDAVAPNKRLRLPYSSAELAAMEVRAIECLRRLLRRSSEALFLLQLISKHHVTRLVQSLDDDLRQKLVHMTFHQLVCSQEGDQLAMQLISGLMEYYIGPDSRGTVDEISMKLQDGCPSYYNESDYKYFLAIDYLERAAATTNSEERENLARDAFGLLCKIPQYVDLNTVCKRFEDLRFYEALVRLPLQKAQALDPKGDAFNDKIDPGNRDYALAQRERCYNIIINALGSLAQKGTQTEFSASVRFSGMRSVLDQASRDKYIHQIIQLSVQWPDTAFHKYLYRTLIVLGLENELLEYGGTDLVLFLQNAGRKPTEEVQAVTAITRMASAMRDLEGPIPSSHTKYLDLLAKYYVLKRQHILAAHILYRLAERQCSDVGEAPTLEQRHQYLSNAVLQAKSAINNDSLVSTRETIDDGLLDMLEAKLMVLQFQMKIKEELKATALRFEDLPSTSVSPPSDPLHTSLMVDSNIAKDAKDKAKELTLELKSITQLYNEYAVPFKLWEICLEMLNFANYSGDADNKIVREIWARLLDQALSRGGVAEACSVLKRVGSNLYPGDGACLPLETLCLHLEKAALERLESGVELVGDEEIAGALLVACKGAHEPVLSIYDQLLSNRAVLPSPALRLRLLRSVLGILREWATSALAYKMGTTTAGSSIIFGGTSALEQTTVINQGIRDKITTAANRYMTEVRRLALPQSQTAAVYQGFRELEEQLLCSTSFEPY; from the exons ATGGTCACATATATGAAATGCAGTATTCAACTGGTTCAGGCTGGCATAAGTGCTGTCGCAAGGTTTGCCTCACAGCAG CTCAATTGTTCCGTGCTGATGTCCAGATGGGTCTTGCCAAATGCTCTTAAATTTGGATCTGTTGATCCAGTTGTGGCTAtggttgttgataatgaaaggcATATTTTGTATTCTCAAACAGAAGATATGAAACTACAGGTCTTTGACTTGGGAGCAAATGGGGATGGTCCATTTAAAAGAATTGCTGAagagaaaaatttgattgatCCTCAAGAGACACAATATGGGGGTAGAAGGTCTGCAGGATCGAGAGCAAATACTCCAGCAGCAAAACCATCTATAGTTTGTGTTGCTCCTTTATCTATTATGGAATCAAAATGGCTGCACACTGTTGCTGTTTTATCAGATGGCAGAAGATTGTACCTTACTACTACAGGTGGAAATGATTGTTTAACGGGACAAAGTAGTGCTCATCAAAGGCCACGCTGCTTAAAAGTTTTAGCAAGTAGGCCATCACCTCCTTTAGGAGTTGGTGGCGGACTCACTTTTGGCACTATGTCTGCAACTAGTAGAACTCAGGCTGATGATCTTGCTCTGAAGGTGGAAACAGCTTTTTATTCAGCTGGCACACTTATACTTTCCGATTTATCAACTCCAGCCTTGTCCTCTCTTTTGATTGCTAACAGGGACTCAAGTATGCAATCGCTTGTTTCTGGTAGCTTTGGAATGACTGCAACAAGTTCTTGTGCATTACGTGAGATCGTATCATCCTTGCCTCTAGAGGGTCGAATGCTTTTTGCAGCTGATGTTTTACCCATGCCAGATGTAGCAGTAGCTGTGCAGTCATTGTACTCAGATACAGAAGGCTTCTCTTTGACGGGATCTAGCGAATCATGTGAGAAGGCATTAAGGAAACTTTGGGCTAGAGGAGACCTGTCAATTCAACATATCTTACCTCAGAGGAGGATTGTTGTGTTCGGTACCATGGGTATGATGGAGGTAGTTTTTAACAGGCCAGTGGATATTCTGAGAAGGTTGTTGGAGTCCAATTCACCAAGACCTCAGATAGAGGAATTTTTTAAGCGTTTTGGAGCCGGAGAGGCTGCATCTATGTGTTTAATGATAGCAGCCAAGTTGGTTGACAATGAACAAAATCTAATGAGCAACACAGTTGCTGAGAGAGCTGCAGAAGTATTTGAGGATCCAAGACTTATTACAATGCCACAACTTGACGGTAGCACTGCATTGTTGAACACTAGGACTTCAGTTGAAGGCTTCAGCATGGGGCAGGTTGTGCAGGAGGCTGAACCTGTGTTTTCTGGTGCACATGAAGGACTTTGCTTGTGCTCATCTAGGCTGCTCTTTCCTATATGGGAACTGCCTTTTATGATTGTCTGTAGAGAAGTAGGCTCTGATGCTCACTTTAATGAAGGGGTGATAGTATGCAGACTTTCTGTTGAGGCAATGCAAGTCCTTGAAAGCAAAATTCGTTCCTTAGAGCAGTTTATGAGGTCTAGAAGAAACCAGAGAAGAGGGCTGTATGGTTATGTTGCTGGTCTAGGAGATATAACCAATTCTATTGTTTACTCAGAATCAGGAACTAATAGTCAAAGTACAAGCAGAAATTTATTAGTACCACACTCTCAAAATGCTGAAGCAGGAGATGCTGTGGCTCCAAATAAAAGGCTGCGACTTCCTTACAGTTCTGCTGAACTGGCAGCCATGGAG GTGAGGGCAATTGAATGTCTTAGGAGGCTGCTTCGAAGATCCAGTGAAGCATTATTCCTACTTCAACTTATTTCAAAGCACCATGTCACTCGCTTGGTGCAAAGTTTAGATGATGATCTACGCCAGAAACTTGTTCATATGACATTCCATCAGTTGGtatgttctcaggagggagaccAGCTTGCCATGCAGCTTATTTCAGGACTCATGGAG TACTACATTGGTCCAGATAGCCGGGGCACGGTAGATGAGATTAGCATGAAATTACAGGATGGTTGTCCAAGTTACTACAACGAATCTGACTATAAATATTTCCTAGCAATAGATTATCTTGAGAGAGCTGCTGCTACCACTAACTCTGAGGAGCGAGAAAATCTTGCTAGAGATGCTTTCGGCCTTTTGTGCAAAATTCCTCAATATGTGGATTTGAACACTGTATGCAAACGATTTGAAGACTTGCG ATTTTATGAAGCTTTGGTACGACTGCCTCTGCAAAAAGCTCAGGCTCTTGACCCTAAAGGTGATGCATTCAATGATAAAATCGATCCAGGCAATCGAGATTATGCACTTGCTCAACGTGAACGATGTTATAACATTATTATAAATGCCCTTGGTTCTCTGGCACAAAAAGGGACACAGACGGAGTTCAGTGCTTCTGTTAGATTTTCGGGCATGAGGTCTGTACTTGACCAGGCTTCACGGGACAAGTACATACACCAAATTATTCAGCTTAGTGTTCAATGGCCCGACACAGCCTTTCATAAGTATTTGTACAGGACACTAATTGTCTTGGGCCTTGAAAATGAGTTACTGGAGTATGGTGGTACTGATTTGGTTCTATTTCTACAGAATGCTGGCAGAAAGCCAACAGAAGAG GTTCAAGCTGTCACCGCCATAACACGAATGGCTTCTGCAATGCGTGATTTGGAGGGACCGATTCCTTCTAGCCACACCAAGTATCTTGACCTTCTAGCAAAATATTATGTCTTGAAGCGGCAGCATATTCTTGCTGCTCATATACTGTACAGGTTGGCAGAAAGGCAATGCAGTGATGTAGGAGAAGCTCCTACTTTAGAGCAGAG GCATCAATATCTCAGCAATGCAGTTTTACAGGCTAAAAGTGCAATTAACAATGATAGTTTAGTAAGTACAAGAGAAACTATTGATGATGGATTGCTAGATATGCTTGAAGCAAAGCTTATGGTTCTTCAATTCCAAATGAAAATTAAAGAAGAACTCAAGGCAACAGCATTAAGGTTTGAAGATTTGCCAAGCACCAGTGTATCCCCTCCTAGTGATCCTTTACATACTAGCCTGATGGTTGACTCTAACATTGCAAAGGATGCCAAAGACAAGGCAAAAGAGTTAACGCTGGAATTAAAGAGCATCACTCAATTATACAATGAATATGCTGTTCCTTTTAAGCTTTGGGAG ATATGCCTAGAGATGCTTAACTTTGCAAACTATTCTGGAGATGCCGACAATAAAATTGTTAGAGAAATCTGGGCTAGACTTCTTGATCAAGCTCTTTCAAGGGGAGGCGTTGCTGAAGCCTGCTCTGTGTTGAAGAGGGTTGGGTCGAATCTTTATCCTGGAGATGGGGCTTGCTTGCCTTTAGAGACACTATGTCTTCATCTTGAGAAGGCTGCTCTG GAGCGTTTAGAATCAGGAGTTGAACTTGTGGGAGATGAGGAAATTGCGGGAGCCCTTCTCGTAGCCTGTAAAGGTGCACATGAGCCTGTATTAAGCATATATGACCAATTGCTGTCAAACAGAGCTGTTTTGCCTTCACCAGCTCTGAGACTGCGGCTTCTCCGATCAGTTCTTGGGATCCTTCGTGAGTGGGCCACGTCTGCACTTGCTTATAAAATGGGTACTACAACAGCCGGTAGTTCTATTATATTCGGTGGAACATCAGCATTAGAGCAGACAACAGTGATAAATCAAGGAATTCGGGACAAAATCACTACTGCAGCTAACAG GTACATGACTGAAGTGCGGAGGTTGGCCCTTCCACAAAGTCAGACTGCAGCTGTCTACCAAGGTTTTCGAGAATTGGAAGAGCAACTTTTGTGTTCTACTTCCTTTGAACCATACTGA
- the LOC140852048 gene encoding nuclear pore complex protein NUP155-like isoform X3: protein MQYSTGSGWHKCCRKVCLTAGLGSLVSRWVLPNALKFGSVDPVVAMVVDNERHILYSQTEDMKLQVFDLGANGDGPFKRIAEEKNLIDPQETQYGGRRSAGSRANTPAAKPSIVCVAPLSIMESKWLHTVAVLSDGRRLYLTTTGGNDCLTGQSSAHQRPRCLKVLASRPSPPLGVGGGLTFGTMSATSRTQADDLALKVETAFYSAGTLILSDLSTPALSSLLIANRDSSMQSLVSGSFGMTATSSCALREIVSSLPLEGRMLFAADVLPMPDVAVAVQSLYSDTEGFSLTGSSESCEKALRKLWARGDLSIQHILPQRRIVVFGTMGMMEVVFNRPVDILRRLLESNSPRPQIEEFFKRFGAGEAASMCLMIAAKLVDNEQNLMSNTVAERAAEVFEDPRLITMPQLDGSTALLNTRTSVEGFSMGQVVQEAEPVFSGAHEGLCLCSSRLLFPIWELPFMIVCREVGSDAHFNEGVIVCRLSVEAMQVLESKIRSLEQFMRSRRNQRRGLYGYVAGLGDITNSIVYSESGTNSQSTSRNLLVPHSQNAEAGDAVAPNKRLRLPYSSAELAAMEVRAIECLRRLLRRSSEALFLLQLISKHHVTRLVQSLDDDLRQKLVHMTFHQLVCSQEGDQLAMQLISGLMEYYIGPDSRGTVDEISMKLQDGCPSYYNESDYKYFLAIDYLERAAATTNSEERENLARDAFGLLCKIPQYVDLNTVCKRFEDLRFYEALVRLPLQKAQALDPKGDAFNDKIDPGNRDYALAQRERCYNIIINALGSLAQKGTQTEFSASVRFSGMRSVLDQASRDKYIHQIIQLSVQWPDTAFHKYLYRTLIVLGLENELLEYGGTDLVLFLQNAGRKPTEEVQAVTAITRMASAMRDLEGPIPSSHTKYLDLLAKYYVLKRQHILAAHILYRLAERQCSDVGEAPTLEQRHQYLSNAVLQAKSAINNDSLVSTRETIDDGLLDMLEAKLMVLQFQMKIKEELKATALRFEDLPSTSVSPPSDPLHTSLMVDSNIAKDAKDKAKELTLELKSITQLYNEYAVPFKLWEICLEMLNFANYSGDADNKIVREIWARLLDQALSRGGVAEACSVLKRVGSNLYPGDGACLPLETLCLHLEKAALERLESGVELVGDEEIAGALLVACKGAHEPVLSIYDQLLSNRAVLPSPALRLRLLRSVLGILREWATSALAYKMGTTTAGSSIIFGGTSALEQTTVINQGIRDKITTAANRYMTEVRRLALPQSQTAAVYQGFRELEEQLLCSTSFEPY from the exons ATGCAGTATTCAACTGGTTCAGGCTGGCATAAGTGCTGTCGCAAGGTTTGCCTCACAGCAGGTTTGGGCAGTCTTGTTTCAAG ATGGGTCTTGCCAAATGCTCTTAAATTTGGATCTGTTGATCCAGTTGTGGCTAtggttgttgataatgaaaggcATATTTTGTATTCTCAAACAGAAGATATGAAACTACAGGTCTTTGACTTGGGAGCAAATGGGGATGGTCCATTTAAAAGAATTGCTGAagagaaaaatttgattgatCCTCAAGAGACACAATATGGGGGTAGAAGGTCTGCAGGATCGAGAGCAAATACTCCAGCAGCAAAACCATCTATAGTTTGTGTTGCTCCTTTATCTATTATGGAATCAAAATGGCTGCACACTGTTGCTGTTTTATCAGATGGCAGAAGATTGTACCTTACTACTACAGGTGGAAATGATTGTTTAACGGGACAAAGTAGTGCTCATCAAAGGCCACGCTGCTTAAAAGTTTTAGCAAGTAGGCCATCACCTCCTTTAGGAGTTGGTGGCGGACTCACTTTTGGCACTATGTCTGCAACTAGTAGAACTCAGGCTGATGATCTTGCTCTGAAGGTGGAAACAGCTTTTTATTCAGCTGGCACACTTATACTTTCCGATTTATCAACTCCAGCCTTGTCCTCTCTTTTGATTGCTAACAGGGACTCAAGTATGCAATCGCTTGTTTCTGGTAGCTTTGGAATGACTGCAACAAGTTCTTGTGCATTACGTGAGATCGTATCATCCTTGCCTCTAGAGGGTCGAATGCTTTTTGCAGCTGATGTTTTACCCATGCCAGATGTAGCAGTAGCTGTGCAGTCATTGTACTCAGATACAGAAGGCTTCTCTTTGACGGGATCTAGCGAATCATGTGAGAAGGCATTAAGGAAACTTTGGGCTAGAGGAGACCTGTCAATTCAACATATCTTACCTCAGAGGAGGATTGTTGTGTTCGGTACCATGGGTATGATGGAGGTAGTTTTTAACAGGCCAGTGGATATTCTGAGAAGGTTGTTGGAGTCCAATTCACCAAGACCTCAGATAGAGGAATTTTTTAAGCGTTTTGGAGCCGGAGAGGCTGCATCTATGTGTTTAATGATAGCAGCCAAGTTGGTTGACAATGAACAAAATCTAATGAGCAACACAGTTGCTGAGAGAGCTGCAGAAGTATTTGAGGATCCAAGACTTATTACAATGCCACAACTTGACGGTAGCACTGCATTGTTGAACACTAGGACTTCAGTTGAAGGCTTCAGCATGGGGCAGGTTGTGCAGGAGGCTGAACCTGTGTTTTCTGGTGCACATGAAGGACTTTGCTTGTGCTCATCTAGGCTGCTCTTTCCTATATGGGAACTGCCTTTTATGATTGTCTGTAGAGAAGTAGGCTCTGATGCTCACTTTAATGAAGGGGTGATAGTATGCAGACTTTCTGTTGAGGCAATGCAAGTCCTTGAAAGCAAAATTCGTTCCTTAGAGCAGTTTATGAGGTCTAGAAGAAACCAGAGAAGAGGGCTGTATGGTTATGTTGCTGGTCTAGGAGATATAACCAATTCTATTGTTTACTCAGAATCAGGAACTAATAGTCAAAGTACAAGCAGAAATTTATTAGTACCACACTCTCAAAATGCTGAAGCAGGAGATGCTGTGGCTCCAAATAAAAGGCTGCGACTTCCTTACAGTTCTGCTGAACTGGCAGCCATGGAG GTGAGGGCAATTGAATGTCTTAGGAGGCTGCTTCGAAGATCCAGTGAAGCATTATTCCTACTTCAACTTATTTCAAAGCACCATGTCACTCGCTTGGTGCAAAGTTTAGATGATGATCTACGCCAGAAACTTGTTCATATGACATTCCATCAGTTGGtatgttctcaggagggagaccAGCTTGCCATGCAGCTTATTTCAGGACTCATGGAG TACTACATTGGTCCAGATAGCCGGGGCACGGTAGATGAGATTAGCATGAAATTACAGGATGGTTGTCCAAGTTACTACAACGAATCTGACTATAAATATTTCCTAGCAATAGATTATCTTGAGAGAGCTGCTGCTACCACTAACTCTGAGGAGCGAGAAAATCTTGCTAGAGATGCTTTCGGCCTTTTGTGCAAAATTCCTCAATATGTGGATTTGAACACTGTATGCAAACGATTTGAAGACTTGCG ATTTTATGAAGCTTTGGTACGACTGCCTCTGCAAAAAGCTCAGGCTCTTGACCCTAAAGGTGATGCATTCAATGATAAAATCGATCCAGGCAATCGAGATTATGCACTTGCTCAACGTGAACGATGTTATAACATTATTATAAATGCCCTTGGTTCTCTGGCACAAAAAGGGACACAGACGGAGTTCAGTGCTTCTGTTAGATTTTCGGGCATGAGGTCTGTACTTGACCAGGCTTCACGGGACAAGTACATACACCAAATTATTCAGCTTAGTGTTCAATGGCCCGACACAGCCTTTCATAAGTATTTGTACAGGACACTAATTGTCTTGGGCCTTGAAAATGAGTTACTGGAGTATGGTGGTACTGATTTGGTTCTATTTCTACAGAATGCTGGCAGAAAGCCAACAGAAGAG GTTCAAGCTGTCACCGCCATAACACGAATGGCTTCTGCAATGCGTGATTTGGAGGGACCGATTCCTTCTAGCCACACCAAGTATCTTGACCTTCTAGCAAAATATTATGTCTTGAAGCGGCAGCATATTCTTGCTGCTCATATACTGTACAGGTTGGCAGAAAGGCAATGCAGTGATGTAGGAGAAGCTCCTACTTTAGAGCAGAG GCATCAATATCTCAGCAATGCAGTTTTACAGGCTAAAAGTGCAATTAACAATGATAGTTTAGTAAGTACAAGAGAAACTATTGATGATGGATTGCTAGATATGCTTGAAGCAAAGCTTATGGTTCTTCAATTCCAAATGAAAATTAAAGAAGAACTCAAGGCAACAGCATTAAGGTTTGAAGATTTGCCAAGCACCAGTGTATCCCCTCCTAGTGATCCTTTACATACTAGCCTGATGGTTGACTCTAACATTGCAAAGGATGCCAAAGACAAGGCAAAAGAGTTAACGCTGGAATTAAAGAGCATCACTCAATTATACAATGAATATGCTGTTCCTTTTAAGCTTTGGGAG ATATGCCTAGAGATGCTTAACTTTGCAAACTATTCTGGAGATGCCGACAATAAAATTGTTAGAGAAATCTGGGCTAGACTTCTTGATCAAGCTCTTTCAAGGGGAGGCGTTGCTGAAGCCTGCTCTGTGTTGAAGAGGGTTGGGTCGAATCTTTATCCTGGAGATGGGGCTTGCTTGCCTTTAGAGACACTATGTCTTCATCTTGAGAAGGCTGCTCTG GAGCGTTTAGAATCAGGAGTTGAACTTGTGGGAGATGAGGAAATTGCGGGAGCCCTTCTCGTAGCCTGTAAAGGTGCACATGAGCCTGTATTAAGCATATATGACCAATTGCTGTCAAACAGAGCTGTTTTGCCTTCACCAGCTCTGAGACTGCGGCTTCTCCGATCAGTTCTTGGGATCCTTCGTGAGTGGGCCACGTCTGCACTTGCTTATAAAATGGGTACTACAACAGCCGGTAGTTCTATTATATTCGGTGGAACATCAGCATTAGAGCAGACAACAGTGATAAATCAAGGAATTCGGGACAAAATCACTACTGCAGCTAACAG GTACATGACTGAAGTGCGGAGGTTGGCCCTTCCACAAAGTCAGACTGCAGCTGTCTACCAAGGTTTTCGAGAATTGGAAGAGCAACTTTTGTGTTCTACTTCCTTTGAACCATACTGA